The Etheostoma cragini isolate CJK2018 chromosome 15, CSU_Ecrag_1.0, whole genome shotgun sequence genome window below encodes:
- the LOC117958657 gene encoding uncharacterized protein LOC117958657 isoform X3, with amino-acid sequence MDLNHSSCCSSILEKVKQHIPTIDFDSSSSENEEIVTIFQRPGLSQKVPEDFDMFSMDDDELEELLKPVAQTCWSEETMKLDDDEIVEGTTATRWGTKHSKEAEDTASCERVIVELNRAKMDVSVKPTESDMGLTVLSFASLDLWDLDDVLQNLKDDGLPLQCVSVEPSKTRADGDKERSQGNIMERLVTFCQSQSSQYLPETVETPNHIRQNNVCNKSFERMEAELQLSHQECPTVYIDLRCPDPSIKPLKTSPNQTSESKSLAKLNTHQETPPEKNSNLKVPADSQMGDREVTGKSMLLQKIREMKRKGNKYPNKYTDPPYSVSGNKAEEVKEKLNQLVESTCSHESHHLWEDKQSSLVQFEHRNLKMESPSTTQQSTIKESKHLSDQQQVKQTMNNHQHEQHQQIFKQLQIHRPHKSVNQKQPAAERTGVLYDFEASHLKSISTLPANIESKGCMLLTVNLSSPGMVEARAHGRKKHLDPAATKSDTYNTLVAWFLSLVGPDSGHNEDEVCAQVPFWVAGLQQLWTEGGLALHVLAVARQSYTPRKRDVDIHAPFYNHVCRFLSETSLTRIAHWLPQLRSLLDQHAYASPIHLPYSCLNVFISTTSNKKIIDRTFCLSPGFYWQTVETQERVCKGRETTRELHTEVSVTLGCQALLLHPLKTHYTLQLILDSGLDVCGLRLLYPPQGFLSDSAGAVPVMQRTDETCQPVLALAVRGLQAHAVLKDLISSLDPLLPGKTDPTSLNPLHCRGQEPPLFHSPRLASQVHWELCLWFSGRLPGENSQNDNRDTPSDDKVGDRLLNLSRLPSFLCATTKADLLLVVSPAVPPCCYSHVLAVCEHRGFSLRGLRRLQLQSNKAAVIGLSNQQTLVFCSPHSVTQDQGPLELPSHCLLLLLRRENAEHHSVSLPAALMREFKAQKLLGHIHSRHDGVNTVEPSFCFHTVPYSKNLFRIFVKCMWAVPDPSRVILSHKKCAFNSDMEQVAILTLCGKHMSQGLNLLHRVLTEGPHGFKLLGLKWLPALTRLQAQELSPYEVGEPLCKDSLENLTSSPALVCALRRVDVFSSLRKLLPRDYPGNLSVLMSPTPEVAFRQASLFFFEHEMIPDHSVLPVLKFSPQNCDIKGPQMLLTVCLFKPGIWNHSLAKIGQKLQLSGLTLVGLHVVSLDKSSATSLLPAQSDPSDLEAHMEYLCSGSSLALCLQGQNAVRRLLDVLSQDDSSLWTYYASGSYQKAIQDVKRLFPEGLCCTETSTMRQEQILSMHSDLLASVERKQSCTLAPVDQDGRSPSMVSGTNREMHSANWQTTCLLIPLNASPLSQVPSQLDMLEQLLRSDCHLVAGRMSILDHEQRKHIADTLKMSLRGHERMAHLHTTAPCLIMALQGKTIVTCFNLILQSIYKKRSDLEKVGETIIYPENQEEAKQLIRYLFDALSPGSCQTVTVP; translated from the exons ATGGACCTGAATCATTCGTCGTGTTGTAGTTCGATTCTAGAGAAGGTGAAACAACATATACCGACCATTGACTTCGACTCGTcatca TCTGAGAATGAAGAGATTGTCACCATATTTCAAAGACCTGGTCTTTCCCAGAAGGTCCCTGAAGACTTTGACATGTTTTCAATGGATGATGATGAACTAGAG GAGCTGTTGAAACCTGTAGCTCAGACATGCTGGTCAGAAGAGACTATGAAGTTGGATGATGATGAAATTGTGGAAGGCACTACTGCAACTCGTTGGGGTACAAAACACTCCAAAGAAGCTGAAGACACAGCTTCTTGTGAGAGAGTTATTGTGGAGTTGAACAGAGCCAAGATGGATGTCTCCGTAAAACCAACAGAATCTGATATGGGTCTTACTGTTCTCTCATTTGCG AGTCTTGACCTGTGGGATTTGGATGATGTCCTCCAAAATCTGAAAGATGATGGGCTGCCTTTGCAATGCGTGTCAGTTGAACCTTCAAAAACACGTGCAG ATGGTGACAAGGAAAGATCCCAGGGAAATATAATGGAGAGACTTGTTACTTTCTGTCAGAGCCAGTCGTCTCAGTATCTGCCAGAGACTGTGGAAACTCCAAACCACATCAG GCAGAATAATGTGTGCAACAAATCATTCGAGAGGATGGAAGCAGAGCTGCAGTTGAGCCACCAGGAATGTCCCACTGTTTATATTGACCTGCGTTGTCCTGATCCTTCAATAAAACCACTGAAAACATCCCCAAATCAAACATCAGAGTCAAAGTCACTAGCCAAACTCAACACTCACCAGGAAACACCACCTGAGAAGAATTCCAACCTCAAAGTGCCTGCTGACTCACAAATGGGGGACAG GGAAGTGACTGGCAAGAGTATGTTGCTTCAGAAAATCAGGGAGATGAAAAGAAAGGGGAATAAATATCCCAATAAATATACAGATCCTCCCTATTCAGTGTCAGGAAATAAAGCAGAAGAAGTGAAAGAGAAGTTAAACCAGCTTGTAGAGTCTACTTGTAGCCATGAGTCACACCATCTGTGGGAAGATAAACAATCTTCACTTGTACAGTTTGAACACAGAAACCTTAAAATGGAAAGTCCATCAACAACTCAGCAAAGTACAATCAAAGAATCAAAGCATCTGag TGACCAACAACAAGTTAAGCAGACAATGAACAACCACCAACATGAACAACACCAGCAGATTTTTAAACAACTACAAATACATCGTCCACACAAATCTGTCAACCAGAAGCAGCCAGCAGCTGAAAGGACTGGTGTTCTTTATGATTTT gaaGCATCTCATCTAAAGTCAATCAGTACGCTGCCAGCAAATATTGAAAGTAAGGGGTGTATGCTACTGACCGTCAACCTCTCCAGTCCTGGCATGGTTGAAGCAAGAGCtcatgggagaaaaaaacatctggatccAGCTGCAACCAAATCAGACACCTACAACACATTAGTGGCTTGGTTTCTGTCTTTG GTTGGCCCAGACTCAGGCCATAATGAAGACGAGGTCTGTGCACAGGTCCCATTCTGGGTTGCAGGACTTCAGCAGCTGTGGACAGAGGGTGGACttgctttgcatgttttagctGTGGCTCGTCAGTCTTATACACCAAGG AAAAGGGACGTGGACATCCATGCACCTTTCTATAACCATGTCTGCAGGTTCCTCTCTGAGACCTCACTGACTCGTATTGCCCACTGGCTACCTCAGCTCAGAAGCTTGCTGGACCAACACGCGTATGCCTCGCCCATCCATCTGCCCTACTcctgtttaaatgttttcatctcCACCACCTCCAACAAAAAG ATTATAGATAGGACATTTTGTCTCAGTCCAGGGTTTTACTGGCAGACTGTGGAAACTCAGGAGCGTGTTTGTAAGGGGAGAGAGACCACACGAGAGCTGCACACGGAG GTGTCAGTTACTCTGGGATGCCAGGCTCTCCTCCTACATCCCCTCAAAACACACTACACCCTCCAGCTTATTCTCGACTCAGGACTCGATGTGTGTGGTCTGCGGCTCCTTTATCCACCACAGGGATTCCTGAGTGACAGTGCTG GTGCTGTACCAGTTATGCAGAGAACTGATGAGACCTGCCAGCCTGTTCTTGCCCTTGCTGTTCGGGGCCTTCAAGCCCACGCAGTGTTGAAAGATTTAATTAGTTCCTTAGATCCTCTGCTGCCCGGAAAGACAGATCCAACTTCTCTTAACCCCCTCCACTGCAGAGGTCAAGAACCCCCCCTCTTCCACTCCCCTCGACTGGCAAGTCAAGTCCACTGGGAGCTGTGCTTGTGGTTTTCAGGAAGACTTCCAGGAGAAAATTCACAGAATGACAACCG AGATACACCTTCAGACGACAAAGTCGGAGACCGCCTGCTCAATTTGAGCAGGTTACCTTCCTTTTTGTGTGCTACAACAAAAG CTGACTTACTCCTCGTGGTGTCGCCTGCTGTGCCTCCATGTTGCTACAGCCACGTGTTGGCTGTTTGTGAACACAGAGGCTTCAGTCTGCGGGGGCTGCGGAGGCTTCAGCTTCAGAGCAATAAAGCTGCAGTCATTGGACTCTCCAACCAGCAG ACCCTTGTGTTCTGTAGTCCACATTCTGTGACCCAGGATCAGGGTCCGCTGGAGCTACCCTCTCactgtctgttgttgttactgAGGAGAGAGAATGCAGAGCACCACAGTGTTAGTCTGCCAGCAG CCCTAATGAGAGAATTTAAGGCACAAAAGCTTCTGGGTCACATCCACTCCAGACATGATGGTGTTAACACTGTAGAGCCAAGCTTCTGCTTCCACACTGTGCCTTACAGCAAGAACCTGTTCCGTATCTTTG ttaaGTGCATGTGGGCAGTGCCAGATCCTTCCAGGGTGATCCTGTCACATAAGAAGTGTGCATTCAACTCTGACATGGAACAGGTGGCAATTTTGACCTTGTGTGGGAAGCACATGAGCCAAGGCCTGAACCTCCTACACAGAGTGCTGACAGAAGGGCCACACG GATTCAAGCTGCTTGGCCTGAAGTGGCTGCCTGCATTGACTCGACTTCAGGCTCAGGAACTGAGTCCATATGAAGTGGGAGAGCCGCTCTGTAAAGACAGCCTGGAGAATCTGACGTCCTCTCCTGCCCTAGTGTGTGCTCTGAGACGagtggatgttttttcttcactgAGGAAGCTTCTACCACGCGATTACCCCGGTAACCTCAGTGTCCTGATGTCACCCACACCTGAAGTGGCTTTCAGACAAGCCTCGCTCTTTTTCTTTGAGCATGAGATGATTCCTG ACCACAGCGTACTCCCAGTTCTGAAGTTTTCTCCCCAAAACTGCGATATAAAAG GTCCACAGATGCTGCTCACTGTGTGCCTGTTCAAGCCAGGAATCTGGAATCACTCTCTGGCTAAAATCGGCCAAAAACTCCAGCTGAGTGGCCTCACATTGGTGGGCCTGCATGTAGTGAGCCTGGACAAAAGCAGTGCTACCTCACTACTACCTGCACAAAGT GACCCTTCAGACTTGGAGGCCCACATGGAGTATTTGTGCTCTGGCTCCTCACTAGCTCTCTGCCTCCAGGGGCAGAATGCTGTGAGGAGGCTGCTGGATGTGCTGAGCCAAGATGACTCATCCCTGTGGACCTATTATG CATCAGGATCATATCAGAAGGCAATTCAGGATGTGAAGAGGCTTTTTCCAGAGGGGCTCTGCTGTACTGAGACCAGCACAATGAGACAGGAGCAG ATACTCAGCATGCATTCAGACCTTTTAGCCTCTGTGGAGCGCAAACAAAGCTGCACACTGGCCCCTGTGGACCAGGACGGTCGGTCGCCTTCAATGGTATCAGGAACAAATCGAG AGATGCACAGTGCCAACTGGCAGACAACTTGTCTGCTGATTCCCTTAAATGCTTCACCTCTCAGCCAAGTGCcatcccagctggacatgcttGAGCAGCTGCTGAGGTCAGACTGCCATCTTGTGGCGGGGAGGATGAGCATTCTGGATCACGAGCAGAGGAAACATATTGCTGATACACTAAAAATGTCATTGAGAGGACATGAAAGG ATGGCTCACCTTCACACGACAGCACCCTGTCTCATCATGGCTCTACAAGGGAAAACGATTGTGACATGCTTTAACTTGATCCTTCAAAG CATTTACAAGAAGAGGTCAGATCTCGAAAAAGTGGGGGAAACTATTATCTATCCAGAGAATCAGGAAGAG GCCAAGCAGCTGATACGCTACCTATTTGATGCCTTGTCTCCTGGGAGCTGTCAAACTGTCACCGTGCCATAA
- the LOC117958657 gene encoding uncharacterized protein LOC117958657 isoform X2 encodes MDLNHSSCCSSILEKVKQHIPTIDFDSSSSENEEIVTIFQRPGLSQKVPEDFDMFSMDDDELEELLKPVAQTCWSEETMKLDDDEIVEGTTATRWGTKHSKEAEDTASCERVIVELNRAKMDVSVKPTESDMGLTVLSFASLDLWDLDDVLQNLKDDGLPLQCVSVEPSKTRADGDKERSQGNIMERLVTFCQSQSSQYLPETVETPNHIRQNNVCNKSFERMEAELQLSHQECPTVYIDLRCPDPSIKPLKTSPNQTSESKSLAKLNTHQETPPEKNSNLKVPADSQMGDREVTGKSMLLQKIREMKRKGNKYPNKYTDPPYSVSGNKAEEVKEKLNQLVESTCSHESHHLWEDKQSSLVQFEHRNLKMESPSTTQQSTIKESKHLSDQQQVKQTMNNHQHEQHQQIFKQLQIHRPHKSVNQKQPAAERTGVLYDFEASHLKSISTLPANIESKGCMLLTVNLSSPGMVEARAHGRKKHLDPAATKSDTYNTLVAWFLSLVGPDSGHNEDEVCAQVPFWVAGLQQLWTEGGLALHVLAVARQSYTPRKRDVDIHAPFYNHVCRFLSETSLTRIAHWLPQLRSLLDQHAYASPIHLPYSCLNVFISTTSNKKIIDRTFCLSPGFYWQTVETQERVCKGRETTRELHTEVSVTLGCQALLLHPLKTHYTLQLILDSGLDVCGLRLLYPPQGFLSDSAGAVPVMQRTDETCQPVLALAVRGLQAHAVLKDLISSLDPLLPGKTDPTSLNPLHCRGQEPPLFHSPRLASQVHWELCLWFSGRLPGENSQNDNRDTPSDDKVGDRLLNLSRLPSFLCATTKADLLLVVSPAVPPCCYSHVLAVCEHRGFSLRGLRRLQLQSNKAAVIGLSNQQTLVFCSPHSVTQDQGPLELPSHCLLLLLRRENAEHHSVSLPAALMREFKAQKLLGHIHSRHDGVNTVEPSFCFHTVPYSKNLFRIFVKCMWAVPDPSRVILSHKKCAFNSDMEQVAILTLCGKHMSQGLNLLHRVLTEGPHGDVRHAGFKLLGLKWLPALTRLQAQELSPYEVGEPLCKDSLENLTSSPALVCALRRVDVFSSLRKLLPRDYPGNLSVLMSPTPEVAFRQASLFFFEHEMIPDHSVLPVLKFSPQNCDIKGPQMLLTVCLFKPGIWNHSLAKIGQKLQLSGLTLVGLHVVSLDKSSATSLLPAQSDPSDLEAHMEYLCSGSSLALCLQGQNAVRRLLDVLSQDDSSLWTYYASGSYQKAIQDVKRLFPEGLCCTETSTMRQEQILSMHSDLLASVERKQSCTLAPVDQDGRSPSMVSGTNREMHSANWQTTCLLIPLNASPLSQVPSQLDMLEQLLRSDCHLVAGRMSILDHEQRKHIADTLKMSLRGHERMAHLHTTAPCLIMALQGKTIVTCFNLILQSIYKKRSDLEKVGETIIYPENQEEAKQLIRYLFDALSPGSCQTVTVP; translated from the exons ATGGACCTGAATCATTCGTCGTGTTGTAGTTCGATTCTAGAGAAGGTGAAACAACATATACCGACCATTGACTTCGACTCGTcatca TCTGAGAATGAAGAGATTGTCACCATATTTCAAAGACCTGGTCTTTCCCAGAAGGTCCCTGAAGACTTTGACATGTTTTCAATGGATGATGATGAACTAGAG GAGCTGTTGAAACCTGTAGCTCAGACATGCTGGTCAGAAGAGACTATGAAGTTGGATGATGATGAAATTGTGGAAGGCACTACTGCAACTCGTTGGGGTACAAAACACTCCAAAGAAGCTGAAGACACAGCTTCTTGTGAGAGAGTTATTGTGGAGTTGAACAGAGCCAAGATGGATGTCTCCGTAAAACCAACAGAATCTGATATGGGTCTTACTGTTCTCTCATTTGCG AGTCTTGACCTGTGGGATTTGGATGATGTCCTCCAAAATCTGAAAGATGATGGGCTGCCTTTGCAATGCGTGTCAGTTGAACCTTCAAAAACACGTGCAG ATGGTGACAAGGAAAGATCCCAGGGAAATATAATGGAGAGACTTGTTACTTTCTGTCAGAGCCAGTCGTCTCAGTATCTGCCAGAGACTGTGGAAACTCCAAACCACATCAG GCAGAATAATGTGTGCAACAAATCATTCGAGAGGATGGAAGCAGAGCTGCAGTTGAGCCACCAGGAATGTCCCACTGTTTATATTGACCTGCGTTGTCCTGATCCTTCAATAAAACCACTGAAAACATCCCCAAATCAAACATCAGAGTCAAAGTCACTAGCCAAACTCAACACTCACCAGGAAACACCACCTGAGAAGAATTCCAACCTCAAAGTGCCTGCTGACTCACAAATGGGGGACAG GGAAGTGACTGGCAAGAGTATGTTGCTTCAGAAAATCAGGGAGATGAAAAGAAAGGGGAATAAATATCCCAATAAATATACAGATCCTCCCTATTCAGTGTCAGGAAATAAAGCAGAAGAAGTGAAAGAGAAGTTAAACCAGCTTGTAGAGTCTACTTGTAGCCATGAGTCACACCATCTGTGGGAAGATAAACAATCTTCACTTGTACAGTTTGAACACAGAAACCTTAAAATGGAAAGTCCATCAACAACTCAGCAAAGTACAATCAAAGAATCAAAGCATCTGag TGACCAACAACAAGTTAAGCAGACAATGAACAACCACCAACATGAACAACACCAGCAGATTTTTAAACAACTACAAATACATCGTCCACACAAATCTGTCAACCAGAAGCAGCCAGCAGCTGAAAGGACTGGTGTTCTTTATGATTTT gaaGCATCTCATCTAAAGTCAATCAGTACGCTGCCAGCAAATATTGAAAGTAAGGGGTGTATGCTACTGACCGTCAACCTCTCCAGTCCTGGCATGGTTGAAGCAAGAGCtcatgggagaaaaaaacatctggatccAGCTGCAACCAAATCAGACACCTACAACACATTAGTGGCTTGGTTTCTGTCTTTG GTTGGCCCAGACTCAGGCCATAATGAAGACGAGGTCTGTGCACAGGTCCCATTCTGGGTTGCAGGACTTCAGCAGCTGTGGACAGAGGGTGGACttgctttgcatgttttagctGTGGCTCGTCAGTCTTATACACCAAGG AAAAGGGACGTGGACATCCATGCACCTTTCTATAACCATGTCTGCAGGTTCCTCTCTGAGACCTCACTGACTCGTATTGCCCACTGGCTACCTCAGCTCAGAAGCTTGCTGGACCAACACGCGTATGCCTCGCCCATCCATCTGCCCTACTcctgtttaaatgttttcatctcCACCACCTCCAACAAAAAG ATTATAGATAGGACATTTTGTCTCAGTCCAGGGTTTTACTGGCAGACTGTGGAAACTCAGGAGCGTGTTTGTAAGGGGAGAGAGACCACACGAGAGCTGCACACGGAG GTGTCAGTTACTCTGGGATGCCAGGCTCTCCTCCTACATCCCCTCAAAACACACTACACCCTCCAGCTTATTCTCGACTCAGGACTCGATGTGTGTGGTCTGCGGCTCCTTTATCCACCACAGGGATTCCTGAGTGACAGTGCTG GTGCTGTACCAGTTATGCAGAGAACTGATGAGACCTGCCAGCCTGTTCTTGCCCTTGCTGTTCGGGGCCTTCAAGCCCACGCAGTGTTGAAAGATTTAATTAGTTCCTTAGATCCTCTGCTGCCCGGAAAGACAGATCCAACTTCTCTTAACCCCCTCCACTGCAGAGGTCAAGAACCCCCCCTCTTCCACTCCCCTCGACTGGCAAGTCAAGTCCACTGGGAGCTGTGCTTGTGGTTTTCAGGAAGACTTCCAGGAGAAAATTCACAGAATGACAACCG AGATACACCTTCAGACGACAAAGTCGGAGACCGCCTGCTCAATTTGAGCAGGTTACCTTCCTTTTTGTGTGCTACAACAAAAG CTGACTTACTCCTCGTGGTGTCGCCTGCTGTGCCTCCATGTTGCTACAGCCACGTGTTGGCTGTTTGTGAACACAGAGGCTTCAGTCTGCGGGGGCTGCGGAGGCTTCAGCTTCAGAGCAATAAAGCTGCAGTCATTGGACTCTCCAACCAGCAG ACCCTTGTGTTCTGTAGTCCACATTCTGTGACCCAGGATCAGGGTCCGCTGGAGCTACCCTCTCactgtctgttgttgttactgAGGAGAGAGAATGCAGAGCACCACAGTGTTAGTCTGCCAGCAG CCCTAATGAGAGAATTTAAGGCACAAAAGCTTCTGGGTCACATCCACTCCAGACATGATGGTGTTAACACTGTAGAGCCAAGCTTCTGCTTCCACACTGTGCCTTACAGCAAGAACCTGTTCCGTATCTTTG ttaaGTGCATGTGGGCAGTGCCAGATCCTTCCAGGGTGATCCTGTCACATAAGAAGTGTGCATTCAACTCTGACATGGAACAGGTGGCAATTTTGACCTTGTGTGGGAAGCACATGAGCCAAGGCCTGAACCTCCTACACAGAGTGCTGACAGAAGGGCCACACG GTGATGTCCGACATGCAGGATTCAAGCTGCTTGGCCTGAAGTGGCTGCCTGCATTGACTCGACTTCAGGCTCAGGAACTGAGTCCATATGAAGTGGGAGAGCCGCTCTGTAAAGACAGCCTGGAGAATCTGACGTCCTCTCCTGCCCTAGTGTGTGCTCTGAGACGagtggatgttttttcttcactgAGGAAGCTTCTACCACGCGATTACCCCGGTAACCTCAGTGTCCTGATGTCACCCACACCTGAAGTGGCTTTCAGACAAGCCTCGCTCTTTTTCTTTGAGCATGAGATGATTCCTG ACCACAGCGTACTCCCAGTTCTGAAGTTTTCTCCCCAAAACTGCGATATAAAAG GTCCACAGATGCTGCTCACTGTGTGCCTGTTCAAGCCAGGAATCTGGAATCACTCTCTGGCTAAAATCGGCCAAAAACTCCAGCTGAGTGGCCTCACATTGGTGGGCCTGCATGTAGTGAGCCTGGACAAAAGCAGTGCTACCTCACTACTACCTGCACAAAGT GACCCTTCAGACTTGGAGGCCCACATGGAGTATTTGTGCTCTGGCTCCTCACTAGCTCTCTGCCTCCAGGGGCAGAATGCTGTGAGGAGGCTGCTGGATGTGCTGAGCCAAGATGACTCATCCCTGTGGACCTATTATG CATCAGGATCATATCAGAAGGCAATTCAGGATGTGAAGAGGCTTTTTCCAGAGGGGCTCTGCTGTACTGAGACCAGCACAATGAGACAGGAGCAG ATACTCAGCATGCATTCAGACCTTTTAGCCTCTGTGGAGCGCAAACAAAGCTGCACACTGGCCCCTGTGGACCAGGACGGTCGGTCGCCTTCAATGGTATCAGGAACAAATCGAG AGATGCACAGTGCCAACTGGCAGACAACTTGTCTGCTGATTCCCTTAAATGCTTCACCTCTCAGCCAAGTGCcatcccagctggacatgcttGAGCAGCTGCTGAGGTCAGACTGCCATCTTGTGGCGGGGAGGATGAGCATTCTGGATCACGAGCAGAGGAAACATATTGCTGATACACTAAAAATGTCATTGAGAGGACATGAAAGG ATGGCTCACCTTCACACGACAGCACCCTGTCTCATCATGGCTCTACAAGGGAAAACGATTGTGACATGCTTTAACTTGATCCTTCAAAG CATTTACAAGAAGAGGTCAGATCTCGAAAAAGTGGGGGAAACTATTATCTATCCAGAGAATCAGGAAGAG GCCAAGCAGCTGATACGCTACCTATTTGATGCCTTGTCTCCTGGGAGCTGTCAAACTGTCACCGTGCCATAA